Proteins from a single region of Haloterrigena alkaliphila:
- a CDS encoding thiamine pyrophosphate-binding protein has translation MTDDYTGADLFTDALESYGVDYVFGNPGTTELPIMEAIGQSDLEYRLALHEDIAVGMASGYAQRRRYHSHHDDSVTPVGVANLHIAPGLAHGLGNLYAAKIAGAPLVVTAGNHSTDFRHEEPILSGRLADMARQFCKWSDEVLDVSALPTMLRRAFRVAMTPPTGPVFLGLPLDVTMDETDAEPERLGPIPNAGSGDPVQLERAAELLAEADSPVIVVGDHVARSGADAVAAAVELAEATGARVHGEILSCEVDFPTDHDQWVSYLPTSEHLVSMLLDTDTILFAGVSTNTTLTRHEEALVDPDTTCIHLSDDAWQIGKNQPADASVIGDPGLVMQDLTERVQGKIADDVVSDRLEEVAEVKEMVESKMAGYGEGDGDDPRASKAQLVDAMERVAGDAAIVDEGVTSKYAMLTRWDFGPEQYMSNKGGGLGYGLPAAVGAAVAEDQLDDPRDVVGFIGDGSYQYYPHSIYSAARYDLDLTVVISDNRNYRILKDNTLHLLGGEEEDYEFVGMDFDPAVDLVKNAESHGARAELVETPDGIEDALENALARDGPDVLDVLVHD, from the coding sequence ATGACGGACGACTACACCGGTGCGGACCTCTTCACGGACGCGCTCGAATCCTACGGCGTCGACTACGTCTTCGGAAACCCGGGGACGACCGAGTTGCCGATCATGGAGGCGATCGGCCAGAGCGACCTCGAGTACCGGCTGGCCCTCCACGAGGACATCGCGGTCGGGATGGCCTCGGGCTACGCCCAGCGTCGGCGGTATCACTCGCATCATGACGACTCGGTCACCCCCGTCGGCGTCGCGAACCTCCACATCGCACCGGGGCTGGCCCACGGCCTCGGAAATCTCTACGCGGCCAAGATCGCCGGCGCGCCGCTGGTCGTGACCGCGGGTAACCACAGCACCGACTTCCGCCACGAGGAGCCGATTCTGTCGGGCCGACTCGCCGACATGGCTCGCCAGTTCTGCAAGTGGTCCGACGAGGTGCTGGACGTCTCCGCCCTCCCGACGATGCTCCGGCGGGCGTTCCGGGTCGCGATGACGCCCCCGACCGGCCCCGTCTTCCTCGGGCTGCCCCTGGACGTCACGATGGACGAGACCGACGCCGAGCCCGAACGGCTGGGGCCGATTCCGAACGCCGGCAGCGGCGACCCCGTCCAACTCGAGCGCGCCGCCGAGTTGCTGGCCGAGGCCGACAGCCCGGTGATCGTCGTCGGCGATCACGTCGCCCGCTCGGGGGCCGACGCCGTCGCCGCGGCGGTCGAACTCGCGGAGGCGACCGGCGCCCGCGTCCACGGTGAGATCCTCTCCTGCGAGGTGGACTTCCCGACCGACCACGACCAGTGGGTCTCGTACCTGCCGACCAGCGAGCACCTCGTCTCGATGCTGCTTGACACCGACACGATCCTGTTCGCCGGCGTCTCGACGAACACGACGCTGACTCGACACGAGGAGGCGCTGGTCGATCCCGACACGACCTGCATCCACCTCAGTGACGACGCCTGGCAGATCGGCAAGAACCAGCCCGCCGACGCGTCCGTGATCGGTGACCCCGGGCTCGTGATGCAGGACCTCACGGAGCGCGTTCAGGGGAAGATCGCCGACGACGTCGTTTCCGACCGCCTCGAGGAGGTCGCCGAAGTCAAGGAGATGGTCGAGTCCAAGATGGCCGGCTACGGAGAGGGCGACGGGGACGACCCGCGCGCCTCGAAGGCCCAGCTCGTCGACGCGATGGAGCGCGTCGCGGGGGACGCCGCCATCGTCGACGAGGGCGTCACCTCGAAGTACGCCATGCTCACCCGGTGGGATTTCGGTCCCGAGCAGTACATGTCGAACAAGGGCGGGGGCCTCGGCTACGGCCTTCCGGCGGCGGTCGGCGCGGCCGTGGCCGAAGACCAACTGGACGACCCGCGCGACGTGGTCGGCTTCATCGGCGACGGCTCCTACCAGTACTACCCCCACTCGATCTACAGCGCCGCCCGGTACGATCTGGACCTGACGGTCGTCATCTCCGACAACCGCAACTATCGCATCCTGAAGGACAACACCCTCCACCTGCTCGGCGGCGAGGAGGAGGACTACGAGTTCGTCGGCATGGACTTCGATCCGGCCGTCGACCTCGTCAAGAACGCCGAGAGCCACGGCGCTCGCGCCGAACTCGTCGAGACGCCCGACGGAATCGAGGACGCCCTGGAGAACGCGCTGGCGCGCGACGGCCCCGACGTCCTCGACGTGCTTGTCCACGACTGA
- a CDS encoding FAD-binding oxidoreductase — protein sequence MTHDCSFLEALDLADDQLSFAESRRESHATDWGTTQGSRGVLPDAVVYPERTEDVSAVLAAATEHGVPVTPYAAGTGLEGNAVPAHAGISLDLTRMDDVVDYRPEDFQIDVGPGIIGDSVDEYVAADGLFFPPMPSSGNISTIGGMIATDASGMQTVMYGEVSDWVLALEAVLADGTVIRTGSRAIKTSSGYNLTDLLVGSEGTLGVVTEATLELAGRPRQIRGGRAIFETLDDAAEAVFDAVRTEVGVAKIELVDELSAGMANDYLGSDLPDAPMVFLEFHANHGVEEEIELCRTIFEDHDVRQLEMSEDDDEMAELWEIRRELGPAVASYDPDLQILQPGDVTVPISNYPEIVRESKRLAEQYDLLVACFGHAGDGNLHYNVLADPDDPDQVERGERIYREIVELALEHGGTSTGEHGIGQGKRKYLEAEHGAGAVDAMRSVKHALDPTGTLNPGKIFPETADGERVRDPQR from the coding sequence ATGACACACGACTGTTCGTTCCTCGAGGCCCTCGATCTCGCGGACGACCAGCTATCGTTCGCGGAGAGCCGACGGGAATCGCACGCAACCGACTGGGGGACGACCCAGGGAAGCCGCGGCGTCCTGCCGGACGCGGTGGTCTACCCCGAGCGGACCGAAGACGTCTCGGCCGTCCTCGCCGCCGCGACCGAGCACGGCGTCCCCGTGACGCCCTACGCGGCGGGGACGGGGCTCGAGGGCAACGCGGTCCCGGCCCACGCTGGGATCAGCCTGGACCTGACGCGGATGGACGACGTCGTCGACTACCGCCCCGAGGACTTCCAGATCGACGTCGGGCCCGGGATCATCGGCGACAGCGTCGACGAGTACGTCGCTGCAGACGGCCTCTTCTTCCCGCCGATGCCGTCGTCGGGGAACATCTCCACGATCGGCGGCATGATCGCGACCGACGCCAGCGGCATGCAGACCGTCATGTACGGCGAAGTCTCCGACTGGGTGCTCGCCCTCGAGGCGGTCCTCGCGGACGGGACCGTGATCCGAACGGGGTCGCGGGCGATCAAGACCTCGAGCGGCTACAACCTGACCGACCTGCTCGTCGGCAGCGAGGGGACGCTGGGAGTCGTCACCGAGGCCACCCTCGAGTTGGCGGGTCGACCCAGACAGATCCGGGGCGGCCGGGCCATCTTCGAGACGCTCGACGACGCCGCCGAGGCCGTCTTCGACGCCGTCCGGACGGAGGTCGGCGTGGCCAAGATCGAACTCGTGGACGAACTGAGCGCCGGGATGGCCAACGACTACCTCGGCAGCGACCTGCCCGACGCGCCGATGGTGTTCCTCGAGTTCCACGCGAACCACGGCGTCGAGGAGGAGATCGAACTCTGTCGGACGATCTTCGAGGACCACGACGTCCGCCAGCTCGAGATGAGCGAGGACGACGACGAGATGGCCGAACTCTGGGAGATTCGTCGCGAACTCGGCCCCGCAGTCGCCAGTTACGATCCCGATCTCCAGATACTACAGCCCGGCGACGTGACGGTCCCGATCAGCAACTACCCGGAGATCGTCCGCGAGAGCAAGCGACTCGCCGAACAGTACGACCTCCTCGTCGCCTGTTTCGGCCACGCGGGCGACGGCAACCTCCACTACAACGTCCTCGCCGATCCCGACGACCCCGACCAGGTCGAGCGCGGCGAGCGGATCTACCGCGAGATCGTCGAACTCGCGCTCGAGCACGGCGGCACCTCGACCGGCGAACACGGTATCGGGCAGGGGAAGCGCAAGTACCTCGAGGCCGAGCACGGCGCCGGCGCGGTCGACGCCATGCGGTCGGTCAAACACGCGCTCGATCCGACGGGGACGCTCAACCCGGGGAAGATCTTCCCCGAGACGGCCGACGGAGAGCGCGTTCGGGATCCGCAGCGGTGA